aagACGAAATGGACAGATCAAAACGCTTATGCATGAGGTTAACACAAGAAGATAGGGTTCTTGTGATTCTGGACGACGTGTGGCAAATGCTAGATTTTGATGCCATAGGGATTCCTTCTATTGAACATCATAAAGGTTGCAAGATTCTCATTACCAGTAGATCTGAAGCAGTTTGTACTTTGATGGATTGCCAGAAAAAAATTCAGTTATCAACACTAACCAACGATGAAACGTGGGATCTTTTCCAAAAGCAAGCACTGATATCTGAAGGAACTTGGATTTCTATAAAGAATATGGCTAGAGAAATTTCAAATGAATGTAAAGGCTTGCCTGTCGCCACTGTAGCAGTGGCTAGCAGCTTGAAAGGCAAGGCTGAGGTGGAATGGAAGGTGGCATTGGATAGATTGAGAAGTTCAAAACCTGTTAATATTGAAAAAGGTTTGCAAAACCCGTACAAGTGCTTGCAACTAAGCTATGATAATTTGGACACTGAAGAGGCCAAGTCACTTTTCTTGTTGTGTTCTGTATTTCCTGAAGATTGTGAAATTCCTGTGGAGTTTTTAACTAGGTCTGCAATCGGGCTTGGCATAGTTGGAGAAGTTCACTCATATGAAGGGGCAAGGAACGAAGTAACTGTGGCTAAAAATAAGCTCATAAGTTCTTGTTTGTTGCTAGATGTTAATGAAGGAAAATGTGTCAAAATGCATGACTTAGTTCGCAATGTAGCCCATTGGATTGCGGAGAATGAGATCAAGTGTGCCTCAGAAAAGGATATTATGACTTTGGAACATACTTCATTAAGATATCTATGGTGTGAGAAATTTCCAAATAGTTTGGATTGTTCCAATCTTGACTTTTTACAGATTCACACATATACACAGGTATCAGATGAAATTTTCAAGGGAATGAGAATGCTTAGAGTTTTGTTTCTTTACAACAAGGGTCGGGAGAGAAGGCCATTGTTGACtacatcattaaaatcattgaCGAATCTTCGTTGCATACTCTTCAGTAAGTGGGATTTAGTTGATATCTCATTTGTGGGAGATATGAAGAAACTTGAAAGTATTACATTGTGTGATTGTTCCTTCGTTGAATTACCTGATGTGGTTACACAATTGACAAACTTAAGATTGTTGGATTTGTCAGAATGTGGCATGGAAAGGAATCCGTTTGAAGTGATTGCGAGACACACAGAGCTGGAAGAACTGTTCTTTGCTGACTGTAGATCGAAATGGGAAGTTGAATTCTTAAAAGAGTTTAGTGTCCCCCAAGTGTTACAGAGGTATCAAATACAATTAGGAAGCATGTTTTCCGGTTTCCAGGACGAGTTTCTCAATCATCACAGAACTTTGTTTCTGAGTTATTTGGATACATCTAATGCCGCGATCAAGGATTTGGCCGAAAAGGCAGAGGTCTTGTGTATAGCAGGTATTGAGGGAGGTGCTAAAAATATTATCCCTGACGTATTTCAAAGTATGAATCATTTAAAAGAGCTTCTGATACGTGATTCTAAGGGGATAGAATGTTTGGTTGACACTTGTCTGATCGAGGTAGGAACTCTTTTCTTCTGCAAGTTGCATTGGCTAAGGATTGAGCACATGAAGCATTTGGGAGCTTTATACAATGGTCAAATGCCTCTTAGTGGTCATTTTGAGAATCTAGAAGACCTATATATAAGTCATTGTCCAAAGCTAACACGTCTCTTCACACTTGCAGTTGCTCAAAATCTGGCGCAACTGGAAAAATTACAAGTATTATCTTGTCCTGAACTTCAGCATATACTAATCGATGATGATAGAGATGAGATAAGTGCATATGATTACAGACTACTGTTGtttccaaaattaaaaaagttccATGTTAGAGAGTGTGGTGTGCTGGAATACATAATCCCAATCACTTTGGCTCAAGGCCTTGTACAATTGGAGTGTTTGGAAATTGTATgtaatgagaatttgaaatacGTATTTGGTCAAAGCACACACAATGATGGTCAGAATCAAAATGAACTCAAGATCATCGAGCTTTCAGCCCTGGAAGAGCTTACTCTTGTTAACTTGCCAAATATCAATAGCATTTGTCCAGAAGATTGTTATCTAATGTGGCCATCCCTGCTTCAATTCAATTTGCAAAATTGTGGAGAGTTTTTCATGGTGTCTATCAATACTTGCATGGCTTTACACAACAATCCGAGAATCAATGAAGCTTCACACCAAACTTTGCAAAATATAACAGAAGTTCGAGTCAATAACTGTGAGTTAGAAGGTATCTTTCAGCTAGTAGGACTAACCAATGATGGAGAAAAAGATCCACTGACATCGTGTTTGGAAATGTTGTATTTGGAGAATCTACCTCAGCTCAGGTATTTATGCAAGAGTAGCGTAGAATCAACAAACCTCCTATTCCAAAATCTTCAACAAATGGAGATAAGTGGATGTAGAAGATTAAAATGTATCTTCTCATCCTGTATGGCAGGAGGGCTACCTCAATTGAAAGCGCTAAAGATAGAAAAGTGCAATCAGCTCGATCAAATCGTTGAGGATATTGGCACTGCATTTCCCTCAGGTACACAAACATCCACTTACTCTTGATGTAACTCTTATGTTAAATTGGTGCTATTCAATGAAGTATTAGTAGTTTCTAAAAGTTATCAAAAACAGCTCAAGAATTGATATGTATTTTCCACTCCAAAGTGTGTATTCTGTCTATATAAAATTCATGGTGATTTTCCCGTTTTTATGAAATTGGTAAGAAAAACAAAgtcattgatttgaaatttgctTGATGACCATAAATTGTAGATGCAACAATAATTATAGATCATTTCTAATATACAAGGTCATGATGTTGCTACTGTGTTACTACTTTTCAGGATCATTTGGTCTTCCCAGCCTTATAAGGTTAACACTAATATCATGTCCGATGCTGGGTTCATTGTTCATAGCGTCCACTGCTAAAACCTTGACTTCATTGGAAGAATTGACAATACAAGATTGCCATGGTTTAAAGCAATTAGTAACTTATGGAAGAGATCAGAAAAATAGACGGGGAGAAATAGTTCAGGATGATCATGACTTTCAGAGTTTTACATCAATGTTCCAAAGTTTGAAAAAGATTAGTGTTATGAGATGTCATCTGCTCAAGTGTATATTACCCATTTCATTTGCAAGAGGACTGGTAAAATTGGAAGCTATAGAAATCACAGACACTCCTgagttgaaatatatatttggcCATTGTTCCCATCAATATCCAAACAAGTACCAAATTGAGCTTCCGGTTTTGGGAAAAGTTGCACTCTACGATATACCAAATATGATTGCCATTTGTCCAGAAAACTACCATGCAACATGCTCGTCTTTGCAACTTCTTGTCATGAACGATGTTAGTCTATCAATGAATAATTTGATGGTTGATTCTGTAGCCACACACTCCGATCTTAGTTCTGATAAAACAGTAAAACTCCTTTTCTCCCTCTCATTGTCTTTCTTATAACATGCATTTGTGTCTATTATATTCTGTTTTATACTGTTCCCACATGTCTATCAGAAATTGTTAACATTCCTATCAGACTTAATGTTAAGTATGCTATTACAGGACGAAGGAGAAACAAGTATGAGTATTGAGAAGAAGTTAATGTCTTTTATTATTGAGAACGGATCAGAAATTGAAGGCATATTTCAAATGAAGGGATTCCCAAGTGAGAATGGACAACAAGTGATATCTTGGTTAGAAGACCTTAAGTGTGTCAATTTGCCAAAGCTAATGTATATATGGATGGGTGCCAAACATAGTTTGAGCCTTCAACATCTTCACAAAATAAACATTTGCAATTGTCCAAAACTAAAGTCTATCTTCTCCATTTCTGTCTTGAGAGTCCTGCCTCTGTTGAAGATCCTAGTGGTAGAACAGTGTGATGAATTGGATCAAATCATTGAAGATGACgctgaagaaaatgaaaatgtccAGAGTCCTCAAGTTTGCTTCTCACAGCTAAAGTTTCTTCTTGTCACACACTGTAACAAATTGAAGCATTTGTTTTATATCCGCACATCCCATGTGTTTCCAGAACTGGAATATCTGACCCTCAATCAAGACTCTAGTCTAGTTCATTTGTTTAAAGTTGGTCTTGGTGCGAGAGATGGGAGAGTGGAAGTTTCGCTTCCGAAACTGAAACATGTAATGCTAATGCAACTGCCAAACTTTAATAATATATGTCAAGGGATTGTTGAGTTTCAGACTCTGACCAATCTTTTGGTGCACAATTGTCCAAAATTCTCAATAACTTCAACAACTACTGTTGAGGACATGCTACAAAGCTTTGATCGGGGTATGCTCTATAATACTCCCTTTGTTTCATTATGTGCTTTTGTTTTCTCAAAGATTATAACTTAGTACACTATGTTATTTTAGACAAGGAATTTGATTTCTATCTCCGTCCCCACTTACACGACATAAGTTGTACAACAAACGGACACGTGTTTCTTACATCgaagaacaaaaacaaagagaTACAAGATTTAGAATCACAGGAGCAGAAACTGTCCCCTATTCCTTTACCAAACTTGACAGAGGTACGATATTACTTTTTCCTCTTTTAAGAAACCAGATATATTAGATGGAGAAGAGTTGATTCAAGCAACTGCACATGAtcaaatttgtttgttattgaAGTTAAATTAACAAATTCAGAACCGGTTGAAAGGCCATTTCCtagtaatttttatatttactaTGATATTTTCACACCATACACctgcaactttttcttttccctATTTACCACACAATGAAGTTGTGGAGGTATAGGAATATAAAGAACTTGTAGATGGAATATTCTTTCTTGAATATTCATCTGCTATAACCCTTTTCTCAGCGTTGGTGGAAACAGATGTCTTAAGGTTATTCTTTATAAATTTGTCCATTGCACTGTGTAGGAGTTGGTTAAGGAACATTCAATGGCTGAACCGTGTTTGAACCAACAAAAGCCACTTGGAGAATCTGTAAGTACTGTTGAAAGTCCTTAAAAAATGTAATACGCTTATTGCTATTTTGAATACGGAAAGTTACTACTACAACGTTACAGTTTACAAATCATTTGTTCTTGTGCAGAGGGTTACTGAAGAGGGAACAGAATCAATGAATGCGGAGACAGTAGCTTCGTCAATTCTTTCTGAATCCGATAGTTCACATTCATGCTCATTAGCTACATCTCAATGTAGACTGCATTCACATGTAAGTTTCCTGTATGCAGATGGCATTTCCGACAAAATAGTGCTGATTTATTATTTGGAAGAAGTAGGATCAAGAAACTGAAGTACTAAATATTGGAACATAAACTATAACTTTCACAAATTTGTTACTATCACAGTGATCATACTCATTTTAACTTACTCTTCATCCAAGAAACTGTTATGGCTAACTGGTAAAGCCTTTTCTGTTTTTATTCTTCCCAGTATGAAATCAGCTTCAGCCAAACTGAGACTTACACAAATAAAGAAAACGAAGTCCACCCTATATATATAGGAGAAGACTTGGGGGCCAATGATCTCAATCCTATGGAAGAGTATGATGAAGGCCAAATAACCACACTTTGTGTTTCTGAAGTGACTGCAGATAACTTAGTTGCAAAGGCCCTTTCTGACCTGGAAGAGTCTTTGAGGATGCCTCTGAAGGACATAGCTAGCTCAGAGGCTAACAGCCTTTGCCTTCTAACGGCGCTTAACTTCTTGTCCCACCTTTCTTTACAAGATGCAGCTCTATCAGATGGACTTCAAGCTATAATAGACACTATGCACACAGAATTCCCAAGCATCCTATGCTCTTTCAAGCATGCCTTTATTACCATAGACAAATTTTCTGTGACCGAAGCTCAACACGATGAGGCAGCCATTACTCTTTCTTCCAAAATTTCCAAAGCAAACAGTTCCTTGGATGATGCTCAACAGAGGGAAGCGGCTTTAAAGGAACAGATCATTCAATTGGAGAAAGAAATAATACATCTTCAAGAGGAGAAGGATAAATGCATTCAAGAAACTATAGGCTACAAAACTGAGCTGGAGAATTTGAGGAAAGACAAAAATCAAATTGTGGAAGATCAAATGAAAGCTCGGCAACAAATATTTGAGGTCGATTATAAATGGTCTGCTCTACGTAGTCAGTTTCAATACAACCACATTATTGCAAGAAATCCTTCTTGAGGATTTTTCgtatttattgcattttaaaTGGCCAAATTTATTAAGTTTTGGAGGCTAAATGAATTCACTAAATAAAGATATTAAATATCCTAAATGTAATAGATACACTTTATAAGATAAGATAGGAATTTATGCTATTGattgaaacaaaattaaaatttagtaATTCTAAgctttcatattttattatgattttataatttgtttatatCAATGCATGTAAACAGTTCTGTTGATATGCATTGCCGTTGCAAAAAATCAAGAAGATCAAAACTCTTGTGCATGTACCAATGGTAATCAAGCAGTTTGCATTAGTGAAGAAAATACGGTCAAAACTCAAATGTAACAAATGAAACTCAACTCTATGGCCCAATATTCAGATTCCACATTAATGACACAAATTATTCTATATTCCTACATTATTATTCATCACATTGCATATAACAGCTGGTTCTCTCCACCCTCCTGAGTTCTAACTATTGATGATAATATTTCAAGATCAATGAGGCTTTTTCTTTGAAGGAATGCCACTATTAATATATCAATACCCTTGTATATCAATTGTGGGTTAACAATAAAATCAATATCATTACTATGTGACGAATAGAAGTTCTGATGAAGGGCTGTGAAGAAGTGCAATCTCGTGTAAGAGAGGTTGAAGAAAAGCAACATGAGTGAGTTTCGAGTTAACCATATCAACAACTACTTTGCAGCCCATCTCAAATTCCACACAAGTGAGATTGAGGTATTAAACATCGGCTCAAACAACATTATAGGATCCCACCTTGTTATAGAAACAAACCCTGAAATGAATTTGCCATGTGAATCTCTAACTAGACCACCACATACAAAGCTACCAGAATGACTTATATGGGACTCATCAACACACAATCTAGAGGAGGGGGCTACCTCAATTCTTCTAGACAATTAAAGTTGAGTTTTGTTATACTGATCAATTGATTGTAGATGTTTATCTCTCTCAGAAGGCACTTGGTTGGTTTGTTCTTACACCTTGAGGTACTCAATTTGAGACTTAGGCATACCATGTATCAATGGACCGTAAATTGAGTTGACTAGTGGTTTTGTGCACTATAGAATGGTCAATAACTAAAACTAATGAACCTATCCTCCAAATATCAAGACAATAAAcactagaagaaaaaaagaaaaaagaaaaaccaattctcacaattattattattattttattatcaaataaaaaaatttacttcGTGATTGGTCCaaagagattattattattattattttctttctatcaaaCAACCTAACGATTTAAGGTTTCGCGTAGTTGAATAATTGAAAAATGCAAGTAACCCCTACGTATATTATATGTCCCTAATTATACTCACGGTGTCTAAAAGAAGTTAACGttttcaaaatcaacaaaaaaaaaaaaaatatttttgtaaaaaactaaaaaaaaaaatttgacataaaatatacatttttcaattgaaaaaagTTATTACTACTTCCAAGTTCTCAAGAGTCAAGAAGAACCAACAAACAGAGTCTAATATGTTACTGCATTgagagaagaaaggaagaaacaGTGAAAAtcaaatagaagaaaatgaatCCTCTAATTTGGCACAAAGTCGCTGCAATTTCAGGTGTAGCAGCACTTGGATTAGGAACCTATGGCGCACACGCTTTCAAACCCCAAAACCCCACTTACAAAGATGTATCTTCCTTTTACCCCAATTCATTTTCACTTCTATTTCATCATAAagcttcaatttttatttaattaatttctaattttgaATGTTATTTGTGAATAGGTTTGGCATACAGCTTCTCTCTACCATTTGGTTCACACTGCTGCGTTGGTTTCAGCTCCAATTACAAAAAATCCCAATGTTGTAAGTTCCCATTTCTTAATTACTattgtgtatgtttggttttgcattgagaaaaattgattttgactgaATTGATTCTGACTGAATTAGAGATGAtggtaaagtgatttatgtttggatacattccTGTAAAAGTGAGTCAAAAACTCAAAATCGATTTTTGAGATGTTGATAtgattctaacttgaagctaGAATTTAGAGCTTTtaattctaaaattgattttgacatatttgGTTGCTCTTCGAGTACAATTGATCATAACTTGAAGCTAAAATTTGGAGCTTTTGATTCtaggaattgattttgacatatttagTTTCTCCTTAGTAGAATTGATTATATATTGAAGCTAGAATTTGGAGCTTTTGATTCTTAgattgattttgacatatttgattgcTCTGTAATAGAACTGATTCTAACTTAAAGCTTgattttggagtttttgattctaaaattgattttgacatatttgGTTGCTCTGAAGTAGAATTGACTCTAACTTGAAGCTTTTtattctaaaattgatttttacttcaactcacttttacatgtgtatccaaacaaaaatcACTTCAGTTTTAGCTCACTTTTAGTCTGGATTAATCAATTTTGGTCACAGcataaccaaacacacactatgTATATGTTTAATTCTGGAAgtgtgaaattgattttgacatgctTGAACGTTTTTGTCTAGAATGGACTCTAACTTGAAGCTAGAATTTGGAATTTTTAGCCTACTATTCATTGTTCAACCCTTTTCTACATAAATATATCCAAATGTAAACCATTTTACATTCAACTAATTTTGttcagaatcaattttacaaaatcaatttttaatatttaatcacCCTAGAATCAAACACAGTCTTCATATATGGTTACTGGGAAATGAAAATCATCATGTTTTTTCACTCCTCATTTTCTTTGTGCAGTTTGGAGGGCTTTTAACAGCTGGAATCTTGGCTTTCTCTGGGACGTAAGTTCTCTTAAAATTTACTTCTAGCTATTTGTGATTCTTATTTGATATCTGATTTCTGAATAATTGTTTGTCAAGTTGCTTTATTTATCTCTATAATATTTGGGGTGAAGGGGTGTGAGAAATCAAAAGTAGGCATAGTGAAAGATGTCACTACCGCTGTGGGATTTGAAAGATGTCACTACTGCTTAGGAATAGGAATTATTTGTGTTGATGATGGAACTAGATATAACTGCTCTTACTGAATTAAGGTTCCAGATCCAAATTATTATTAGAATGAAATCAGTAAATATAGAGTCTCTGCCGGATACTCGCGGCGATGCTCATGTGACATAATGGGTAACAATGATCTGAGAGTGAGATATGTCACAAGATTTTGCGAACGCGAGTACATACTTAAAGACTATGTAGAATCAACACTTTAAATTGAAGGCGTATCTTACACATGTTGGTGTCCGACATTTACATGACACGAACATgtgtggttacattcaattattctattttctcattatttttgAACAAACTATTTTCTCATTATTAACGGTGCCTACATGTTTCGGTGCTTCGTATTAAAGAAATCTACAGTACTCAATGAAGATGAGGTCTCCATATAGGTAGTAGAAGGGTGATGTGAATACGGTTTATAATTGTTCAGTTTTTAATGGGGAAACAACCTAACAACTTGGGATTGACGCCCATTCCCTGGAATTCAGCTGTTTGGTACCATTGTAGGAGATTCTTGATACCCCTTATTTCACTATTTGTGGTCAGAGGGTCCTACCATCTAAGAAAAGCACAGATCAATGTGACAAAGGTGGATTTATGATAAAGTGGAGTTTGGAAAATATTATCAGAGTAGCCTCAAATCTGACATTCAATATCTTCTTGGTAGGTAATCCAATTACCTGTAACATTTTGGAGATCTGCAATGGAATTGCTTCTTCACCTTTATGCTACAAATGAGTGATAAGTTTTAGAATTTACTTCCCATGGTTTTATTTAGTTGATTTTAATGAGTTGTTACCAATAATTGTGTTCTTACTTGATCACTTGATGGTAAACATATTGGATGGATAATGGACTATAACCTTTTGATTAGTTAACCAGAAGATACTTCATGCTTAAATTTTTTGTAGTAAACAAAAGAGATCCTTGATCTGCAACGGAATTGTTTTTCATGTTAAACATTTAGGTTGATTTTCTAGTGTCTTTGTCCGATGATTCAACGATTCACTTAGGTCATAGTCGACCTTAACTTGCTATTGCCGTATACCCTTTATCAAGACTAAGTCTAGAACAAGGATTTGAGCTCTTCTATTGCTATCTGCTTTTTGCCATGAAATATTTGTGAAAAACAGAATTTGATTAAAACTACATTTATCTTTGACGATATTGAAGAAATGTTTGAACTTATAGGTGTTATACTGTTGCATTTCTCGAAGATAGGAAATATTCAACCTTGGCTCCATTTGGCGGTTTTGCATTTATAGCAGCCTGGGGTAGCTTGTTTTTCTGATGACTTCGCCCACCATGCTGCTACAACATCTATCAAGTGTTTGTTAATAAGCAATTGCACTATCATTAATTTAGACAATTGTGTAGCCTGTTAcctcatttgtaaaaaagattAATGCTATTTGTCCCAAGAGATGTGTTCCCGACATTATCACGATGGTGTAAAAGTAACTGCATCACCAAATCACCTTGTATCCTGTCCATCCATTTATTGTATTAATTGCAGAATTAATGGTGAAAATCAATTCGGGACACTATCGGGATAAAATCCTTCGGGATAAATAGCATGGCTCAACTTTAGAATTAAATCATTAACACAAATAGCATAATCCACGGCTGATGATGGGAACGCTAGGcaataaacaaaatttatattattagaGCAACTTGACAAACCAATTTTAAAAACAGACATAACATAGAAGATGAAAATAAACTGGTATATGTTACTATTAAATACGAAGATCATAATAATAACAgcagttaaaaaataaaaaacgatcAACATAAGAAAATCAGCCAAAACAGGCAATAGAGCTAAAGAagataattgaaaaattacatTACTCTGTGTCTTTAAGGGCTAGATCAATGACCCGGCTTTTCCGGCCATTCTTTTCAGTTTCTCTCATATGGAATGAACCTTACATGATCCAATTGAAGTTAGTTTAAATCATTGTTATATAATCAATGAAGCTTGACAGAAAACAATGTTATACCTtttataacaaagaaaaaattagaagaaagtTATGTagatgaaatataataattaactcAGAAAAAACTATGTAAAACCAACCAAATTTTCTACATTTGACACTTTTTTGCacaaaatggtaaaaaatatttggaaaGTGATAGCATGAAAGGCATGAAAATATAATTCATTGACATATTCTTCCAATACTAAAGTGATGAACTGACATGTTTTTCAAATCATTCTCCAACGTTCTAATACTTATCAGTCAGTAAACTAACCTCTCTTTTTCAAATCTTTCTCTGAAATACTCAAGTCTCAATCACtaaataaaaaccaatttttttcctataaacATTATAGCCCACCTAAAAGGAAGGAAAAATTGTACTTAGATACAAAGAGAGTACAAAAGATAAATTAGACAAAGATCCATTAAATTAATGTGATGGATGATTATGAAGCAAGatatcaaaaacaaattagATAAAACTGTGAGTGATGAATTTCTCATCATGATAGAGAAATGAACTTCCCTCTACACAGCGTCACACacgtttatttttgttattgctAGCATTAAAAAGAATAGTTGTATCTAGAATTGGTAGCAGAATAAAGCAAGAGTAAGGCAAATGGACGCAATCAGCTAGGTAatataacaaaatcaaatcccAAAAATTTCCTTCCTTATCTGTTGTATGAGTCACTCACTGTATGTATTGTAAAGGATCTCACACTTAAATGCAAGAATTATATTATAACAATTACATCcctcattatatttttttaaagcaaaagaCAATAACGTTACTCTTTTCATTTGCAGAAATCATGTAAAGAATGGCAGAACACCTAAATCATCTAAAGAAAAAACGATAAGAAGTCatctaaagaaaaaacaacctAAAGCATAAATCACCTAAATCATGTAAGAAAATGGCAGAACACCGATGTGGTGAGAAGAATGAATCGAACAAAGAAGAAGTAGCTTCACGGTGATATGGCAGAACACCTAGAAGAAGTAGCTTCATAGTAGCATACACACAGACAAAAGATGACATTTACATGTAATGTTGAGATTtcgcttcaaatttgtggtttggaagaacagagaaatcgtgacacgaatttggcatcgtggcacgattttgtgATGTCGTGAGCTGGTTTGCAgggtgccaaatcgtgacacgattttcaaacttgcttgttaagttttcaggataaggttggtcgtaccttgggtcgtacgtatcaatcgtgacacaatttgaaaatcgtggcacgattttatCAGCTGAAGACTGgtatttaagtgttcttgtgcagttTTTGGAGGAGAgctgaagagagagaaacttggattgcAAAGGAGggaactttagggttgagtgtctttatAGTGAtgatctcttgggttgggaaacattgtaaacaccttgggtagtgagatttcaccattggaaggatcaaaagcTTCCTCTTGTGTCTTCTGTTTTAGGGTTCATTATTGAGAGAGTGGGAAAcacaaatgggtagaaattaagTCTTGTTCTTATGTAAACTTGCAAGCtatttttcttgtaactctttgtaacactttcatcatagtggattggagagctgctctctcccccagattaggtcatattggaccgaactgggtcaacaatcttttggtgtgtttgttccttttttcattgcttatctttgttctttgtttatgcttgtggtgttgctctacactagACTAggtctgttttttgttgttgttgcttggagacactttacacattgattacctcttccttttgctccacacatctttgtttacattggtgtgagtttgtccgaattcacaacatgtAATCCATTGAACCCCTGTCccttgaaaaattgaaattataaccCAAATTCATTAAATGTCTAAATTATTATGGCCCATCACAGAAATCATATTAATCTACAGATTTTCCATTTTCAAgctacaaaacaaaatcaaatagaaTAAATAAGACCTGAataaagaaaggaagaaaagcGAAAAGAATAGAACAATACCAAAAAAGCTTAGTAGCCATGAGTGTAATAAGGAGAAGGAAGGGCGGAGGGGTCGGATCGAGGAGGACGGTCGGGGTGAGGGAATCA
Above is a genomic segment from Medicago truncatula cultivar Jemalong A17 chromosome 5, MtrunA17r5.0-ANR, whole genome shotgun sequence containing:
- the LOC11432275 gene encoding uncharacterized protein, which translates into the protein MEYLYGFASAISRDLVCGVIGQLSYPCCFNNFVQDLAKEESNLAAIRDSVQDRVTRAKKQTRKTAEVVEKWLKDANIAMDNVDQLLQMAKSEKNSCFGHCPNWIWRYSVGRKLSKKKRNLKLYIEEGRQYIEIERPASLSAGYFSAERCWEFDSRKPAYEELMCALKDDDVTMIGLYGMGGCGKTMLAMEVGKRCGNLFDQVLFVPISSTVEVERIQEKIAGSLEFEFQEKDEMDRSKRLCMRLTQEDRVLVILDDVWQMLDFDAIGIPSIEHHKGCKILITSRSEAVCTLMDCQKKIQLSTLTNDETWDLFQKQALISEGTWISIKNMAREISNECKGLPVATVAVASSLKGKAEVEWKVALDRLRSSKPVNIEKGLQNPYKCLQLSYDNLDTEEAKSLFLLCSVFPEDCEIPVEFLTRSAIGLGIVGEVHSYEGARNEVTVAKNKLISSCLLLDVNEGKCVKMHDLVRNVAHWIAENEIKCASEKDIMTLEHTSLRYLWCEKFPNSLDCSNLDFLQIHTYTQVSDEIFKGMRMLRVLFLYNKGRERRPLLTTSLKSLTNLRCILFSKWDLVDISFVGDMKKLESITLCDCSFVELPDVVTQLTNLRLLDLSECGMERNPFEVIARHTELEELFFADCRSKWEVEFLKEFSVPQVLQRYQIQLGSMFSGFQDEFLNHHRTLFLSYLDTSNAAIKDLAEKAEVLCIAGIEGGAKNIIPDVFQSMNHLKELLIRDSKGIECLVDTCLIEVGTLFFCKLHWLRIEHMKHLGALYNGQMPLSGHFENLEDLYISHCPKLTRLFTLAVAQNLAQLEKLQVLSCPELQHILIDDDRDEISAYDYRLLLFPKLKKFHVRECGVLEYIIPITLAQGLVQLECLEIVCNENLKYVFGQSTHNDGQNQNELKIIELSALEELTLVNLPNINSICPEDCYLMWPSLLQFNLQNCGEFFMVSINTCMALHNNPRINEASHQTLQNITEVRVNNCELEGIFQLVGLTNDGEKDPLTSCLEMLYLENLPQLRYLCKSSVESTNLLFQNLQQMEISGCRRLKCIFSSCMAGGLPQLKALKIEKCNQLDQIVEDIGTAFPSGSFGLPSLIRLTLISCPMLGSLFIASTAKTLTSLEELTIQDCHGLKQLVTYGRDQKNRRGEIVQDDHDFQSFTSMFQSLKKISVMRCHLLKCILPISFARGLVKLEAIEITDTPELKYIFGHCSHQYPNKYQIELPVLGKVALYDIPNMIAICPENYHATCSSLQLLVMNDVSLSMNNLMVDSVATHSDLSSDKTDEGETSMSIEKKLMSFIIENGSEIEGIFQMKGFPSENGQQVISWLEDLKCVNLPKLMYIWMGAKHSLSLQHLHKINICNCPKLKSIFSISVLRVLPLLKILVVEQCDELDQIIEDDAEENENVQSPQVCFSQLKFLLVTHCNKLKHLFYIRTSHVFPELEYLTLNQDSSLVHLFKVGLGARDGRVEVSLPKLKHVMLMQLPNFNNICQGIVEFQTLTNLLVHNCPKFSITSTTTVEDMLQSFDRDKEFDFYLRPHLHDISCTTNGHVFLTSKNKNKEIQDLESQEQKLSPIPLPNLTEELVKEHSMAEPCLNQQKPLGESRVTEEGTESMNAETVASSILSESDSSHSCSLATSQCRLHSHYEISFSQTETYTNKENEVHPIYIGEDLGANDLNPMEEYDEGQITTLCVSEVTADNLVAKALSDLEESLRMPLKDIASSEANSLCLLTALNFLSHLSLQDAALSDGLQAIIDTMHTEFPSILCSFKHAFITIDKFSVTEAQHDEAAITLSSKISKANSSLDDAQQREAALKEQIIQLEKEIIHLQEEKDKCIQETIGYKTELENLRKDKNQIVEDQMKARQQIFEVDYKWSALRSQFQYNHIIARNPS
- the LOC11434222 gene encoding transmembrane protein 256 homolog, translating into MNPLIWHKVAAISGVAALGLGTYGAHAFKPQNPTYKDVWHTASLYHLVHTAALVSAPITKNPNVFGGLLTAGILAFSGTCYTVAFLEDRKYSTLAPFGGFAFIAAWGSLFF